One Podospora pseudopauciseta strain CBS 411.78 chromosome 5 map unlocalized CBS411.78m_5, whole genome shotgun sequence DNA window includes the following coding sequences:
- the UBC4 gene encoding Ubiquitin-conjugating enzyme E2 4 (EggNog:ENOG503NWPW; COG:O) — translation MALKRINKELADLGRDPPSSCSAGPAGDDLFQWQATIMGPSDSPYTGGVFFLQIQFPTDYPFKPPKVQFTTRIYHPNINANGSICLDILRDQWSPALTISKVLLSICSMLTDPNPDDPLVPEIAHVYKTDRAKYEQTAREWTRKYAV, via the exons CGACCCGCCCTCTTCCTGCTCTGCTGGCCCAGCTGGCGACGATCTT TTCCAATGGCAGGCCACCATCATGGGTCCT AGCGACTCGCCATACACCGGGGGTGTTTTCTTCCTTCAGATTCAGTTCCCTACAGACTACCCTTTCAAGCCTCCCAAGGTTCAGTTCACAACCAGAATCTaccaccccaacatcaaTGCGAACGGCAGCATCTGCTTAGACATTCTCCGTGACCAGTGGAGCCCGGCCTTGACGATCTCGAAGG TGTTGCTTTCAATCTGCTCCATGCTGACGGATCCCAACCCCGACGACCCGCTTGTGCCCGAGATCGCCCACGTCTACAAGACGGACCGTGCGAAATACGAACAGACAGCTCGGGAGTGGACCAGGAAGTATGCCGTTTAA